A stretch of DNA from Angustibacter sp. Root456:
ACCGTGGCTCGAGCTGGCCGCGGCGTTGGCCGAGACGGCCAGTGCTGCCGCCGTCGCGAGGGCCGCGACGGACAGCGCACGATGACGCAGGTGCATGAGTTCTCCTGGGCTTGAGTGGTTCCCGAGGGCGCGGTGGAGGGGATCGCCGGTCTCGTGGCTCGAACCTCCCGCCTCCCACCGAGGAGGGAGTCAACCCCCGCTCGCTTGCATCCGTCAATGCTTCGCCGGCAAACGCGGGACGAACGACAGGTGAGCCGCCCGGTACGCGACGGACGCTCGCCGTGGCCCTACCGTGTGCCGCATGACGACGCCCGAGGCCATGGACCACGCTCAGAGGCCCTTCGACCACGTCAACCTCGTGCTGCGCTTCCTGCTCGAGCTGGTCATGTTCATCGGGCTCGCCTGGGCCGCGGCAGCGCTGGTGTCGGGCACCTGGCAGAGCATCGCGGCCGCCGTCCTGGCCCCGGTGGTGGCGATCGGCGTCTGGGGCGTGCTCATCGCGCCGGGCTCGCGTCGCCGGCTCCCGGACCCGGCGCGGCTGGTCGTCGAGCTCCTGCTCTTCGCGGGAACGGGTGTGGTGGTCGCCGCCGCCGGGCTGCCGGCGTGGGGAGTCGCCCTCGCCGTCGTCGCTGCCCTCAACGCCCTCGTGCTCCG
This window harbors:
- a CDS encoding YrdB family protein; its protein translation is MTTPEAMDHAQRPFDHVNLVLRFLLELVMFIGLAWAAAALVSGTWQSIAAAVLAPVVAIGVWGVLIAPGSRRRLPDPARLVVELLLFAGTGVVVAAAGLPAWGVALAVVAALNALVLRWRRI